A single region of the Anguilla anguilla isolate fAngAng1 chromosome 17, fAngAng1.pri, whole genome shotgun sequence genome encodes:
- the ankrd40 gene encoding ankyrin repeat domain-containing protein 40 → MSTPSVDKELQERLREASAIGDIDEVRTLVESGVNVNSQNEINGWTCLHWACKRNHRHIVAYLLNSGADKDILTSKDELAAQLTSKPDIRSLLGVEEDEVPELKEPDLPIVASYLSSAPFVYNKPDSDSLALEPCVTHNGVADHSHNCHGNRSPSPAPSPPRPPEQSLMADARSQREAGRAPIAEQNGLSPSPHCAMNGTLSMELSESRPQVANTAVARQQPIPQQFNCAQAGGSVPAFQPFFFTSTFPVNVQELVLKVRIQNPNARENDFIEVELDRRELTYRALLRVCCRELDISADHVEKIRKLPNTMLRKDKDVARLQDFQELEVVLEKAEGLSLLSAGGQGGLTDRPCYNMKASRLTY, encoded by the exons atgtcaaCACCGTCAGTGGATAAAGAACTACAGGAACGATTGCGAGAGGCGTCTGCTATCGGAGACATCGATGAAGTACGGACTTTAGTGGAGAGCGGTGTTAATGTGAACTCCCAAAATGAAATCAATGGCTG GACATGTTTGCATTGGGCGTGTAAGCGGAACCACAGGCATATTGTTGCCTACCTTCTCAACTCGGGCGCAGACAAAGACATACTAACTTCAAAAGATGAGTTAGCGGCCCAGCTAACCTCAAAGCCCGATATCAGATCACTGCTCGGAG TGGAGGAGGATGAAGTTCCTGAGCTGAAGGAGCCGGATTTGCCGATCGTGGCGAGCTACCTCTCCAGCGCGCCTTTTGTGTACAACAAGCCCGACTCGGACAGCCTCGCCCTGGAGCCCTGCGTCACGCACAATGGCGTCGCGGATCACAGCCACAACTGCCACGGCAACCGCTCCCCTTCGCCGGCGCCCTCGCCGCCCCGCCCACCGGAGCAGAGCCTGATGGCCGACGCCCGCTCGCAGAGAGAGGCCGGTCGAGCGCCTATCGCCGAGCAGAACGGCCTGTCGCCGAGCCCTCACTGTGCCATGAACGGGACCCTCTCCATGGAGCTCTCCGAGTCACGCCCCCAGGTCGCCAACACTGCTGTCGCTAGGCAACAGCCCATTCCCCAGCAGTTTAACTGCGCTCAGGCAGGGGGGTCGGTGCCAGCATTCCAACCCTTCTTCTTCACTAGCACCTTCCCAGTCAATGTGCAAG AGTTGGTGCTGAAGGTGAGGATCCAGAACCCAAATGCGCGGGAAAACGACTTCATCGAGGTGGAGCTGGACCGGCGGGAACTGACCTACCGCGCGCTACTCAGGGTGTGCTGTCGCGAGCTGGACATCAGCGCTGACCACGTGGAGAAGATCCGCAAGCTGCCCAACACCATGCTGAGAAAG GACAAGGACGTGGCTCGGCTGCAGGACTtccaggagctggaggtggTGTTGGAGAAGGCGGAGGGTCTGTCGCTGCTCTCcgcgggggggcagggaggcctGACGGACCGGCCGTGCTACAACATGAAGGCCTCGCGGCTCACCTACTAA